A stretch of DNA from Pongo abelii isolate AG06213 chromosome 10, NHGRI_mPonAbe1-v2.0_pri, whole genome shotgun sequence:
aaaaatacaaaaaaaaattagatgagcgtggtggtgcaccttgtagtcctaactactcaggaggctgaggtgggaggatcacttgaccctgggatgTCAAGGcttcactgcactctagcttgggcaacagagagagactctgcctcaaaaaaaaaaaaaaagacttcattttAGGAAAAATTGTCATTACCTGGAATCTCCCTCTATCTTCCTTCTGGATACAGACCACAGATAACTATAACAGAAGTCTACACTTACCAATTCATTTGAGCTGTCTATCTTTAGGAGATTAGAGCCCAGTTGCGAGCATTGTCTTTTACTTCCATCCCAGGAATTTAGTGACATGCTGAATAGATAACAGCTCTTCTCATATATAATCCAATTAGGAGGACAAGGGCTGGAAAGAACCCCTGGAAATAAAAGATTAGTACCATGAGGTTCATAGCATACCAATTCACTCTTTTAGTGTGAACACCATTCATCTTAAGGACGCTTATGAAATAACCAATGAGTTGCcattattatatttcattttcaattcaaACTATAGGGCTatgattttacagatgggaataCATTCAAATCTTCCTATTCGTTTAAAATTTAGAAACGAATTAACTATAAATGGTATTTTAGGCAGCCAACCATCCTTTTTTTCTTGACCTGTCTTCTATTCCTTCTAATTCAGCTCAAAACTACCTTTCTCCTTAATAACTCCTTAAAATAAGTCTACTCACAATCAATCATTGAGGTACACAGCAATTTCATATTGTTACTTAACTTATTTTATGATGTAAGATCTACTTCATAATGTGACTTTCCAAATGAGAAAAGTATAGGTCAATTATTCATATTACACACTATCTCTGTTATATATTATTAGCTACTTAATAAAAATAGTGAGGAGGTACGGGTCCAGAGATGAAAAATTGAAGCGAAAACATTAAGTCATAGTCAATTATGATGCAATTAGAAGTAAAAGTCAAGTGTGTATAGAATTGTAATTAAGTAAATGAAATTGTATGATTAAACAAATTTGATGAGTTTTCAGGGACATGTGTATTAGGTCTAcctcttttgtatatttttaatatagctTCCTTATTCTTGGCAacattttcccttctttcctttctgcctgtcattcttcctttctaatgTCATATTTCCTATTCTAACTGTATCacatttaaaatgtcaattctGTAAGGAGAGAGAACACTTCTCTTTTATTTGTATCAAATTATATGATCTCCTGTAGATCTAAGTACATGGCCAGTGATAAATCagttactgattttaaaaattaataaagtccAATTTAGAACTGTTCAGCCAAGTGCATAGGGTACTTATAATTTCACCTTATTGTATATATGACAGGCATACATTACACTAAGGTAATACTAATATGTGTATTTGCCTTAAGTGTACAATCATTGAATCTACACGTTTTTCTTTAcacccctgccccaggcctcaGCACCAAGAATTAACCCTCTTGAGTCAAGATTCCATCCTTTAACTATGCCCTTGCCTGTGGTTTTGACAGCTTTGGTAGGAGTCACACTCTCTTCTAAAGATGATTGTGTGTGTTGACTGTGGTTCTCTTTATTTCTTGATGGAAAGTAGCCATTCTCCAATGTGTTGCTTCCTGAATTGGATCTCCAAATAGCTTCATATACCaacaacaataatagtgacaGAAAAAATGTCATTCTGCTGTGTTTGAAAATTAAAATCCCAAAACCCATATGTTATTTGACTAAAAGAATACATTATTGATTAGTGATAAATAGATGACATATTGCTGTGGAGAGATAAAGACGATTGATAGAAtagatgaaaagaaatacataacttTCATAAAGGaggtatagttaaaaaaaaagaaagaaaagaaaaaaggaggaggagaagaagaaatagaatgagGGAGGTAGCAAGAGGCAAATGTCATAGAGTCAATTAGACCCATGACAGATTTGAAATAGCAACATCTTTcacctttcttttattatttaaaaatgagagatCCTTGAGAAACTGCCCAGTACCTGTGACATAGAatgcactcaataaacatttgactAATTAAGGAAAGTCATGAAGACTCTCTGAAGGTGATTAACAACAGATTGCATGTgatataaaatctaaaaaaaaaattcacccatTACAAAATATCGACTTAAGACCAAGTGCCTCAGGAAATTTCTGGTGTATTCAAAGGTTTATATTAAAGATCAGAAATAATTTCCTTAAATAATGTGACTCATAAACATAGCTTAATGTccatttatgaatttatttcatTAAGAAGACAGCACCATATTGTACTTTCTTCTTCAGCTCCATGTGTTTCCTTCATTAATTTATCCTTTGTATTCCACAGCTTTGAAACCAGCTGTGCAAGGGAGGTAGGACAGCAATGTAGTTAAGAGTATGAGTTTTTTAGACAGGTCACCCAAATTTCTAATCATGGTCCCACCACTAACTAGCTTATAACCCTGGAAAGGTAAAATAACCTCTCAGTCTCTCACACCCTTTGTAAGTGAAATGGGCATTAACAGCACCAACCCAATACAGATAAAACCAGATTATATACAAATTAAAGTAGATTATGCATGTCAAGCCcttaaaatagtgcctggcacataataattgCTTACTAAATTGTCTGTTGTTGCTGTTAGTCTCCTCCACCAAATACTCACCCATGGTACCCAGGACCACAGCTATCACCAGTATTACCAAGCATAGGATTCCCAAAATCACAGCAATGAGGCGCCAAGGAGGAGATGCAGCACACGATCCTGAGGAGCCAGAGGGGGCAGAAATGgaataaagaaagagaatgacGGATGGTGAGGCAGTTTAATTCTACAGTTCATAAAAAATCTGGccttgcacagtggctcacacctgcaatcccagaagggagactgaggtaggaggattgcttgaggccagaagctcaagaccagcctaggcaacacaaggAGACTCtatccctaccaaaaaaaaagaaagaaaaaaaaatttaattagctgggcatggtggtgagctcctgtagtcccagctactctggaggctgtggcaggaggatcacttgagcctaggaatgccagagcagcatgggcaacagagtgataccctgttaaaacacacacacacacacacacacacacaacaacaacaacaaaaaatactggcaaattttAAAGTGAATTATTAATCACTGCCTAGGTTATCTAGTCATCTAGGATTCACTGTGCTTCTCCACCAGTAAGGATACCTTCTTCTTCAATTGCTGGAATTGTAATTGCGGCACATTGCCTTGATATCTGTATGCTCCTAATTTCAGCTCCCCATTGACATCTACAGGTCTTGACATTAGTAGGATCCCTGAAATCCCACTGATTCTTAGAGGAAATAGCTTAATGTTGGGGAGATAGCACTGATTACTAAGGGTAATTTtcccttttcatatgtttgttgcatgaccctgggcaaattactccctttgttgttttttattcctCTTTGTGAAACTGGGGTAAAAATATCTCAAAGGATTattgtgggaattaaatgagCTAACACATATAAAAGCACCTTGTTTAGAGACTGCTAGCACATGATAGGTGTGTTGTTACAGGATACCGTTTGCCCACACATATGCATAAACATGCGCATGTCTCCCTACCTCTTGCCTCATCCACTTTTTCCACCCTTCCTCAATAGATTACCTAAGAAAACAATTACATCAGTGCTGAGAGGAAAATATCTGTGCAGTGTAAATAACcagaaagcagaagaaagcaaACTCTGGTGTCAAAACCGACAaatgatctctctctctcaaagaTAATAGGGAACTAATTTTGTATGAACATTGCCATAACCAGAACGTATTTCTGCTTTCCACTGAGACTAAGCTGTCAGGACATTTCATAGAATTGTCACATAGGAGAATCATAGAGTAGGCTAAATCACCCATTCTATGAATACGGAGACCCTCCAATGcccttctttctatttcatttcgtTTACACTTTGTTTAAGACTCATGTCCTGCTGATGGGATGTTTTTATCTACCGTATGTTCATATGTTTTCCATCACTGGTATACcaataattgttttttgtttaaaaacaatttaaattaatCTCTTGCCACAAAAAAACATGTTGTTCATATATATGCTTCTTTAAGTTTCCCGGCCTCCATTCAATAATCTAGCCTTTCTATCAAACAAGCAACAAGTCACTCATACAGAAATCCTTTATCTTTGTGTATTATCCCACTTATTACCAATTCCTCACTGATGAAATGTCTATATCTATAGAAAAGAGAAATTCTATTTTCTCCCATCAgacataattaatttaaatacgAATAATTGGTCACTGAATAATTTTCATGAAAAAAGGTTTAGGGTGCATTCAAATTATGTTCAGTGACATCTGAAGCCTTTTAAAAGTATATCCATAAAAATGTACACATCACGAGCCTCTCAAATTTTCTCCCcttatatctttttgttttgtttttttgtttgtttgttttttatttttatttttttttcagagatggagtcttgctctgccacccaggctggagtgcattggtgtgatcttggctcactgcaacctccacctcccaggttcaagtgattgtcccgcctcagcctcccaagtacctgggactgcaggcgtgcgccaccatgcccagctaatttttgtatttttagtagagacagagtttcaccacgttagccaagctggcctcgaactcctgacctcagtcaatccacctgcctcagcctcccaaagtgctgggattacaggtgtgagccaccgtgcccggcctcccctTATATCTTTTCAAACGGGAGAGCAAAAGGCATACAttagaaaaaacatatatatacctTTCTCTGAAACAACAGCCATCCTGGTATTGCTTCGAGAGTCGAAATGTAATTGAGTATATCCATCTTCATCCAAATTTTCTAAATCAGGATGATATTCCATTGTTCTTGAGAGCCCCTGAATAGATATAGCATTTGGGAGctcttttctttctgctcctgAGATGACTGTCTGTGGACGAAAGAGAATCTCTGAGTCAAATCATGTGGGCTAGGTACTTACTGGAGTTTAACAAATTAAGCCTAAGTAGTTCAACCAGATATTCAAGAGCAGGAAATGAAACTATACTGTGGTAATTTTCCATTTGTACCTTTAGATCCTGTTTCTGAGACTGCTGAGTCACGAAAACTAAAAGGCAGCGTAGCAGATGAGTCTTTGTTTCAGATCAAATGtaagaaaaatgcagaaattttATGCTGCCTTCATTACTCTCACAACTAAATCTGACATTAATTAATTTAACCGATGCAAACTATTACAGTTTTGGTGCTCTAAGTTTACCATAACtttgttcatgtatttattcatgtattttttaaattacataaacaGGTACTGAATGCCCACCTTTTCAATTGGCAGGAGCTTAGAATACAAGGAAAAATGATACCTATGAAGAAACTCATTGCCTAATAGAGGAAATATATAGATAGGTAAATGAGGGATGGCATGAGGAGGTGCATTGTTGTAACAACAGACAGAGAAAACAAATCTCTTTGGGAATTATCAGATATtaacacaaaataattatttattgaacaattaCTATGAGCTAGGTACTACATGTTGCACATGTTTTCTTGTTCAATCTCACTTTTCCAAGTCTATACGTAggcattattatttctattttcaaatgaaaaaatgagACAGACAAAATTTAGTCTCTCAGGTTTaagaagctaattttaaaaatttagagcaAGGAATCAAATCAAAGCTGACTCTTGCTGCAAAACTCGTGCTCTTTTCTGTTACACTACACTGCCTCTTTCATCATTCCATACACTTATATTGCAAGGAACAGCATATGGAAGGTGTTGAGACTGAAATATTATATtagatgtttgatttttttccctgccttccagtttccatagtaatgatcaaatcaaagaaatatagaaaacacCTAACATTGCTGGAAACtgaagaagtgttcaactcaTTTACCAGACCTTGAAGCCAGTAGAGTGCAGGAGACATCTGAGTATTGTCGAAGATCAACAAATCTGGATACTAGTTAATGTGGTCAGGACAGGTTTTATTCAGTAATACTATTGCAACAGGAACCAGTGCAGCATTAACTGAACTCAACTTCCCCAAAAGTAAAGCTGATGACATTTTAAAGTGGAGTTTGCTGAGGAAAAGATACTGAGTGGTGTTAAGGAAAGTTAATGTGACTAGACCCTCTGGATTTGTTAATTGGCCCTTATCCAGAGGAGAGAGAAACTTCGCCTATCTATATGACAGAAGGACATGGTGATAGTTGAAGTGAAGCACCCAGCTAAATTGGTCCTTATGCTCCATCTGAAAGAAAGAGCAAGATTTATCTCCCTGAACGTTTACATTTCAAAGAAACAGCTCCCAAGTCCTTGAAACAGTTCTGTGTGGTAGATTTGCTTCTCAAagggcagagaaagaatttaactgtaagatttctttttcttttcttttttctttttttagacgaaattttgctcttgttgcccaggctggtgtgc
This window harbors:
- the CLEC7A gene encoding C-type lectin domain family 7 member A isoform X1, yielding MEYHPDLENLDEDGYTQLHFDSRSNTRMAVVSEKGSCAASPPWRLIAVILGILCLVILVIAVVLGTMAIWRSNSGSNTLENGYFPSRNKENHSQHTQSSLEESVTPTKAVKTTGVLSSPCPPNWIIYEKSCYLFSMSLNSWDGSKRQCSQLGSNLLKIDSSNELGFIVKQVSSQPDNSFWIGLSRPQTEVPWLWEDGSTFSSNLFQIRTTATQENPSPNCVWIHVSVIYDQLCSVPSYSICEKKFSM
- the CLEC7A gene encoding C-type lectin domain family 7 member A isoform X3, whose translation is MEYHPDLENLDEDGYTQLHFDSRSNTRMAVVSEKGSCAASPPWRLIAVILGILCLVILVIAVVLGTMAIWRSNSGSNTLENGYFPSRNKENHSQHTQSSLEESVTPTKAVKTTGVLSSPCPPNWIIYEKSCYLFSMSLNSWDGSKRQCSQLGSNLLKIDSSNELISDQNHSYPRKPISKLCMDSRVSHL
- the CLEC7A gene encoding C-type lectin domain family 7 member A isoform X2; translation: MEYHPDLENLDEDGYTQLHFDSRSNTRMAVVSEKGSCAASPPWRLIAVILGILCLVILVIAVVLGTMGVLSSPCPPNWIIYEKSCYLFSMSLNSWDGSKRQCSQLGSNLLKIDSSNELGFIVKQVSSQPDNSFWIGLSRPQTEVPWLWEDGSTFSSNLFQIRTTATQENPSPNCVWIHVSVIYDQLCSVPSYSICEKKFSM
- the CLEC7A gene encoding C-type lectin domain family 7 member A isoform X4 — protein: MEYHPDLENLDEDGYTQLHFDSRSNTRMAVVSEKGSCAASPPWRLIAVILGILCLVILVIAVVLGTMGVLSSPCPPNWIIYEKSCYLFSMSLNSWDGSKRQCSQLGSNLLKIDSSNELISDQNHSYPRKPISKLCMDSRVSHL